The Bacillota bacterium LX-D genome includes a window with the following:
- a CDS encoding DMT family transporter — protein MSESLVALLIAGIAGVTMAIQGSMNTGLSKVIGLWEATLLVHLTATIAVLLIIFGFRWGNNDFSKLIQAPWYYYLGGILGVVITYGVVVSMPKVGAAQATAAIIVGQVSAAFIVDCLGLFGLEKLSFCWYKLIGIGLLAAGAKIILK, from the coding sequence ATGTCAGAAAGCTTAGTTGCTTTATTGATAGCTGGAATTGCTGGAGTTACTATGGCTATCCAAGGATCCATGAATACAGGTTTAAGTAAAGTCATTGGCCTATGGGAAGCTACCTTACTAGTACATTTAACGGCGACTATTGCCGTATTGCTGATTATATTTGGTTTCCGTTGGGGAAACAACGATTTTAGCAAGCTAATCCAAGCCCCTTGGTATTATTATTTGGGAGGTATCTTAGGAGTAGTTATAACTTATGGAGTCGTAGTTAGTATGCCTAAAGTGGGGGCAGCCCAAGCCACGGCGGCTATTATTGTAGGGCAGGTATCTGCGGCGTTTATTGTCGACTGTTTAGGTTTATTTGGCTTGGAAAAATTGAGTTTTTGTTGGTATAAATTGATTGGGATTGGACTTTTAGCTGCTGGGGCCAAGATTATTTTGAAATAA